A portion of the Salvelinus fontinalis isolate EN_2023a chromosome 32, ASM2944872v1, whole genome shotgun sequence genome contains these proteins:
- the LOC129831130 gene encoding frizzled-1-like yields MGNDKVCRMFSHLLVLIIFALLPQADGQYGERGMSVPEHGFCQPISIPLCTDIAYNETIMPNLLGHTNQEDAGLEVHQFYPLVKVQCSPDLKFFLCSMYAPVCTVLEQALPPCRSLCERARQGCEALMNKFGFQWPDSLACESFPVHGAGELCVGQNVSDRSAPINPTSDVTESPYGQHRTVKGQFRCPVALKVPPYLNYRFLGEEYCGAPCEPSKPHGMMYFDEDELKFAKIWIGIWSVLCCASTLFTVLTYLVDMQRFSYPERPIIFLSGCYTMVSIAYIAGFLLGDKVVCNDRFDSDVKTVVQGTKKEGCTILFMILYFFSMASSIWWVILALTWFLSAGMKWGHEAIEANSQYFHLAAWAVPAIKTITILAVGQVDGDVLSGVCYVGINSVDALRGFVLAPLFIYLSLGTSFLLAGFVSLFRIRTIMKHDGTKTEKLEKLMVRIGIFSVLYTVPATIVIACYFYEQAFREQWEKSWVSRTCKNYAVPCPGHHHPQMSPDFTVFMIKYLMTLIVGITSGFWIWSSKTLNSWRRFYTRLASNTQGETTV; encoded by the coding sequence ATGGGGAACGACAAAGTTTGTAGGATGTTTTCCCATTTGCTGGTTCTGATTATTTTTGCACTTTTACCGCAAGCAGATGGTCAGTATGGTGAGCGTGGAATGTCTGTTCCTGAACATGGCTTTTGCCAACCTATTTCCATTCCTCTCTGTACGGATATTGCCTATAACGAGACTATCATGCCAAATTTATTAGGGCACACCAACCAAGAGGACGCGGGGCTTGAAGTGCACCAGTTTTATCCGCTTGTGAAAGTTCAATGCTCTCCTGACCTGAAGTTTTTCCTCTGTTCCATGTATGCTCCCGTTTGTACGGTGCTGGAACAAGCACTGCCTCCGTGCCGCTCGCTCTGCGAGAGAGCGAGGCAGGGCTGCGAGGCTCTGATGAATAAATTCGGCTTCCAATGGCCCGACAGCCTCGCCTGTGAATCTTTCCCTGTTCACGGAGCGGGTGAGTTGTGCGTCGGGCAAAACGTGTCTGATAGAAGCGCTCCTATTAATCCTACATCGGATGTAACAGAATCACCTTATGGGCAGCATAGGACTGTAAAGGGACAGTTTAGATGCCCAGTTGCATTGAAAGTACCCCCCTATTTGAACTACCGTTTTCTTGGGGAGGAGTATTGTGGTGCACCTTGTGAGCCCTCAAAACCCCATGGCATGATGTACTTCGATGAGGACGAGTTGAAATTCGCCAAGATATGGATTGGCATATGGTCTGTGTTATGCTGCGCGTCCACTCTGTTCACGGTTTTGACCTACTTGGTTGACATGCAGAGGTTCAGCTACCCAGAGCGACCCATCATTTTCCTATCAGGCTGCTACACTATGGTGTCAATAGCCTACATCGCTGGCTTCTTGTTGGGGGACAAGGTGGTATGCAACGACCGCTTTGACAGCGACGTCAAAACGGTCGTCCAAGGCACCAAAAAGGAGGGTTGCACCATTTTGTTCATGATACTTTACTTTTTCAGCATGGCCAGCTCCATCTGGTGGGTCATCCTAGCCTTGACGTGGTTCTTGTCAGCCGGGATGAAGTGGGGTCACGAGGCCATCGAAGCCAACTCGCAGTACTTCCACCTGGCGGCATGGGCGGTACCTGCCATCAAGACCATCACCATCCTGGCGGTGGGGCAGGTGGATGGCGACGTTCTGAGCGGCGTGTGCTACGTGGGCATTAACAGCGTGGATGCTCTCCGAGGCTTCGTTCTGGCGCCGCTCTTCATCTACCTCTCCCTGGGCACCTCGTTCCTTCTGGCAGGCTTCGTGTCGCTCTTCCGCATCCGGACCATCATGAAGCACGACGGCACCAAGACGGAGAAACTGGAGAAGCTCATGGTGCGCATCGGTATCTTCAGCGTGCTCTACACGGTGCCCGCCACCATTGTCATCGCATGCTACTTCTATGAGCAGGCATTCAGGGAACAGTGGGAGAAGAGTTGGGTGAGTCGGACGTGTAAAAACTACGCCGTGCCCTGCCCCGGGCACCATCACCCGCAGATGTCGCCAGACTTTACCGTCTTCATGATCAAGTACCTGATGACGTTGATCGTGGGTATCACCTCTGGCTTTTGGATTTGGTCGAGTAAGACGCTGAATTCGTGGAGGAGATTTTATACGAGACTGGCGAGCAATACACAGGGTGAGACGACAGTGTGA